One Thermicanus aegyptius DSM 12793 DNA segment encodes these proteins:
- the purU gene encoding formyltetrahydrofolate deformylase: MSKVFNGKKERQGKLLISCPDRPGIVAAISRFLFEQGANILESNQYSTDPENGLFFMRILFDLPGLQDKKEALESAFAPVRERFGMTARFEYPAPRKKMAIFVSRHDHCLLELLWQWHSGDLDVEIPLVISNHPDLRAQVENMGIPYYHIPITSSTKEEAEEKELKLLEGKADFIVLARYMQILSPSFISHYPNRIINIHHSFLPAFVGGRPYEQAYERGVKLIGATAHYVTEELDQGPIIEQDVHRVTHNEGVSELKRIGRQVEKTVLARAVKWHIEDRIIVHQNKTIVFH, from the coding sequence ATGTCGAAGGTGTTCAACGGAAAAAAGGAACGTCAAGGAAAACTTCTCATCTCCTGCCCGGACCGGCCGGGCATCGTGGCGGCCATCTCCCGGTTTCTCTTTGAACAAGGAGCCAACATTCTTGAATCGAACCAATATTCCACCGATCCGGAGAACGGCCTTTTCTTTATGCGTATACTCTTTGACCTTCCAGGTCTTCAAGATAAAAAGGAAGCATTAGAGTCGGCCTTCGCCCCCGTTCGGGAACGTTTCGGCATGACGGCACGCTTTGAGTATCCCGCTCCCCGAAAAAAAATGGCCATCTTCGTCTCCCGGCACGACCACTGCCTCCTCGAACTATTATGGCAGTGGCATTCCGGAGACCTGGACGTGGAGATCCCCCTGGTGATCAGCAACCATCCCGATCTAAGAGCGCAGGTGGAGAATATGGGGATTCCTTATTACCATATTCCGATCACCTCTTCGACCAAGGAGGAAGCCGAGGAGAAGGAGCTAAAGCTGTTGGAGGGAAAAGCGGACTTCATCGTATTGGCCCGTTACATGCAGATCCTTTCCCCTTCCTTTATCTCTCATTATCCAAACCGGATCATCAACATTCACCACTCCTTCCTCCCCGCTTTCGTCGGGGGAAGGCCGTATGAGCAAGCTTATGAGCGAGGCGTGAAATTGATCGGTGCCACCGCCCATTACGTGACGGAAGAACTGGACCAAGGCCCGATCATTGAACAGGATGTCCATCGGGTGACCCATAATGAAGGAGTATCCGAACTGAAGCGAATTGGCCGTCAAGTGGAGAAGACGGTTTTAGCCCGGGCGGTAAAATGGCACATTGAGGATCGGATTATCGTTCATCAGAATAAGACCATCGTTTTCCACTAA
- a CDS encoding DUF692 family multinuclear iron-containing protein — MNQTPQLGCNYSPQLLKLLNQGEVQVDWIKLSRWEVFDEEFQIVRPYRPILLHVLPRASLATFEEWDWERVHQAIEACGSPHIALHFHADPADWETPPSDEEILSRLLNGVKRVKENLPVPLIIENVPYYGLKGTLRLATDPEIIGEVCERMGVGLLLDLAHLRVAAWHRKEDPLRYLDRMPLAQVREIHVTGSEMDAQEGLRDRHLEMKEEDYALLEEALKRCQPEIVTLEYGGTGPKFEWRSDLAALRRQLLRLMEILNIS, encoded by the coding sequence TTGAATCAAACTCCCCAATTAGGCTGTAATTATTCTCCACAATTGCTTAAGCTTCTCAATCAGGGGGAGGTGCAGGTGGACTGGATCAAACTCTCCCGCTGGGAGGTCTTCGACGAGGAGTTTCAAATCGTCAGGCCCTATCGTCCCATTCTCCTTCATGTGCTGCCTCGGGCCTCCCTCGCTACCTTTGAGGAGTGGGACTGGGAACGAGTCCATCAAGCGATCGAAGCATGCGGCTCTCCCCATATCGCCCTTCATTTCCATGCCGACCCGGCGGACTGGGAAACCCCCCCCTCCGATGAAGAAATTCTAAGCCGTCTGCTTAACGGAGTGAAAAGAGTAAAAGAAAACCTTCCTGTTCCACTGATCATTGAAAATGTTCCCTACTATGGATTGAAAGGAACCCTCCGTCTCGCCACCGACCCGGAAATCATCGGAGAAGTTTGCGAGCGGATGGGAGTGGGGCTCCTCTTGGACCTGGCCCATCTCCGGGTAGCGGCATGGCATCGGAAAGAGGATCCCCTGCGTTACTTGGACAGGATGCCCTTGGCCCAGGTCCGGGAGATCCATGTGACCGGATCGGAAATGGATGCCCAAGAGGGCTTAAGAGACCGGCATTTGGAGATGAAAGAAGAGGATTACGCCTTGCTGGAAGAGGCGTTAAAACGCTGCCAACCGGAGATTGTCACCTTGGAATACGGGGGAACGGGACCCAAGTTTGAATGGCGGAGCGATCTTGCCGCATTGCGGCGGCAATTGCTGCGCTTAATGGAGATCCTGAACATTTCTTAA
- a CDS encoding dipeptidase, whose amino-acid sequence MEKTISFLKEHRETYLQELIDFLRIPSISALSDHKEDIKKAAEWLKNSLEKAGFEHVQMMPTGGHPVVYADHLHAEGAPTVLIYGHYDVQPVDPLPLWQSPPFEPEIREGRLYARGASDDKGQVFMHIKVLEAILKTEGKLPFNFKVLFEGEEEIGSAHLDAFVEKNQELLAADLLVVSDTPMLEKGKPAVCYGLRGLAGLQIDVKGPKSDLHSGNFGGAVQNPIHALVELLSSMRDQEGRITIEGFYDRVKPLSEKEREEFKQLNQDEERLREELGVPSLFGEKGYTALERTWGRPTLEINGIYGGFQGERIKTVIPSEAHAKITCRLVPDQEPDEILSLIEKHIADHTPPGVTVTTTRFDTGRPYMTPIDHPAIHAASRAYEKAYGVPAAYIRMGGSIPIVETFVRLLKLPVILMGFGLPNENFHAPNEFFTLENFDKGLDTLAYYWQELKTALS is encoded by the coding sequence ATGGAGAAAACGATTTCTTTCCTTAAAGAACATCGGGAAACGTATTTGCAAGAATTGATCGATTTCCTCCGCATCCCCAGCATAAGCGCCTTGTCGGATCATAAGGAAGACATAAAAAAGGCGGCCGAGTGGCTGAAAAATTCCCTGGAAAAGGCAGGGTTTGAGCATGTGCAAATGATGCCCACGGGAGGGCATCCTGTGGTCTATGCCGATCACCTTCACGCCGAGGGGGCACCAACCGTCCTCATCTATGGCCATTACGACGTGCAGCCGGTAGATCCCCTCCCTCTCTGGCAAAGTCCCCCCTTTGAACCGGAGATCAGGGAAGGAAGGCTCTATGCCCGAGGTGCCAGCGATGATAAGGGGCAGGTTTTCATGCACATCAAAGTGTTGGAGGCGATCCTCAAAACGGAAGGAAAACTCCCCTTTAACTTCAAAGTCCTCTTTGAAGGTGAAGAGGAGATCGGCAGCGCCCATCTGGATGCCTTCGTGGAGAAAAACCAGGAACTCCTCGCCGCCGATCTCCTGGTCGTGTCCGATACCCCCATGCTGGAAAAGGGAAAACCGGCGGTTTGCTACGGTCTCCGGGGGCTTGCAGGGCTGCAGATCGATGTAAAGGGGCCGAAAAGCGACCTTCACTCCGGCAATTTCGGCGGGGCGGTACAAAACCCGATTCACGCCTTGGTGGAACTTCTCTCCTCGATGCGGGATCAGGAGGGAAGAATTACCATCGAAGGCTTTTACGATCGGGTTAAACCTCTCTCTGAAAAGGAAAGGGAAGAATTTAAGCAACTAAACCAGGATGAAGAAAGACTGCGGGAAGAGTTGGGCGTGCCCTCCCTCTTCGGGGAGAAGGGATATACCGCTCTGGAACGGACCTGGGGGCGTCCAACCCTTGAAATAAACGGAATCTACGGCGGATTCCAAGGTGAACGGATTAAGACGGTGATTCCTTCCGAAGCCCACGCCAAGATTACCTGCCGCCTCGTGCCGGATCAGGAACCGGATGAAATCCTCTCCCTCATCGAGAAGCATATCGCCGATCATACCCCTCCGGGCGTTACGGTGACCACCACCCGTTTTGATACCGGCCGGCCTTACATGACCCCCATCGACCATCCGGCCATTCACGCCGCAAGCCGGGCCTATGAGAAGGCGTACGGGGTTCCCGCCGCCTACATACGCATGGGAGGATCGATCCCCATCGTGGAGACCTTCGTCCGCCTCCTGAAACTTCCCGTCATCCTGATGGGATTTGGGTTACCGAATGAGAATTTCCACGCTCCCAATGAATTTTTCACCTTGGAGAACTTCGACAAAGGCCTTGACACCCTCGCCTACTACTGGCAGGAACTGAAAACCGCCCTCTCCTGA
- a CDS encoding M28 family metallopeptidase, giving the protein MEKRMEKRMEKMWRVGIFLLVLLTMSACRPASNPQALFGLEADKPLESLIKELTDPAYKGRLTGTEENHQLTEKLAGTFQAIGLAPFQGSFLYAYEQDFYDPDLQKYRLAVRYKDGTKKELVYGKDFLEQAVAKDESLTLPVTFDPEQADGKAFITADKEQMGRASKARLILKVDDFHKMLHQRNYQGMPILQISPATYEQLNAQKDQIESIEAAIDLQEKRITAHNVVGVIKGAGGDGNHRDAVIVSAHMDHLGWDSSGVYVGAIDNATGTATMVELARELQSYAAKKPFKKDLVFIAYNGEESMLKGSEAMAEALQKAYSHLYVINLDSIGAVNGGNFLVISGQEGMSTQLQETMVQHIKKNQINSIPSENTQSDHNSFEQKGISAVTLIQENIFDRIHTTKDIMDQIDFPFLYKIKEAVFDFIVQNDNREFSPGQMSTGNAEEINDPAKEIMDKELASLKLGQYKLVLLPDGSARGVMQSRLSGDTADAVKPYFPEMEIPQQIGEYVFDRVEVNVDLSTNILEDPRKLELNRVYQAEVTKDDIVYLKVMYRHPDTDEVLSVGIQRGGESHTADSPNVTVEQIEVDSLLWTIATATKNKQIVNVSTTIEQNQQTYNVSVSKGKEYVNEAEHVYGIIPNWDRDEIASFLKSIRVSERFGNLMK; this is encoded by the coding sequence ATGGAAAAAAGGATGGAAAAAAGGATGGAAAAGATGTGGAGAGTTGGAATATTTCTTCTCGTACTCCTGACGATGAGCGCCTGCCGGCCCGCCTCGAACCCCCAAGCGCTGTTTGGCTTGGAGGCGGACAAACCCCTGGAGTCCCTCATCAAGGAATTGACCGACCCGGCGTATAAAGGGCGTCTTACGGGTACGGAAGAGAATCACCAATTGACGGAGAAACTGGCCGGAACGTTTCAAGCCATCGGGCTTGCCCCCTTCCAAGGTTCCTTCCTTTATGCCTATGAACAGGACTTCTATGATCCCGATCTTCAGAAATACCGGTTGGCGGTTCGCTATAAAGACGGCACGAAAAAAGAACTGGTCTATGGGAAAGATTTTCTTGAGCAAGCCGTGGCAAAGGATGAATCCCTTACCCTTCCCGTCACCTTTGATCCGGAACAGGCCGATGGAAAAGCCTTCATCACCGCCGACAAGGAGCAAATGGGGAGAGCATCAAAAGCAAGGTTAATTCTCAAGGTGGATGACTTTCACAAAATGTTGCACCAAAGAAATTATCAAGGAATGCCCATCCTGCAGATCAGCCCTGCCACTTATGAACAGTTGAATGCTCAAAAGGATCAGATCGAATCGATCGAGGCGGCGATCGATCTGCAAGAGAAGAGGATTACCGCCCATAACGTGGTGGGAGTGATCAAAGGGGCGGGAGGGGACGGGAATCACCGGGATGCGGTCATTGTGTCCGCACATATGGATCACCTGGGATGGGATTCATCCGGGGTATATGTGGGCGCCATCGACAATGCTACCGGCACGGCGACCATGGTGGAGCTGGCCCGCGAGCTGCAATCATATGCAGCCAAAAAACCCTTTAAGAAAGATTTGGTCTTCATCGCCTACAACGGCGAAGAGTCCATGTTAAAAGGGAGTGAAGCCATGGCGGAAGCCCTGCAAAAGGCGTATTCACACCTTTATGTCATCAATCTGGACAGCATAGGAGCGGTGAATGGGGGCAACTTTCTGGTCATTTCCGGTCAAGAGGGAATGAGCACTCAACTTCAAGAAACGATGGTTCAACACATTAAGAAAAATCAGATTAATTCTATCCCCTCTGAAAATACGCAAAGCGACCACAATTCTTTTGAACAAAAGGGAATCAGTGCTGTGACATTGATTCAGGAAAACATCTTTGATCGCATACATACCACGAAAGACATCATGGATCAAATCGATTTTCCATTCCTCTACAAAATCAAAGAGGCGGTATTTGATTTTATCGTACAAAATGACAATCGGGAATTTTCGCCGGGGCAAATGAGCACAGGCAATGCAGAAGAAATCAATGATCCCGCAAAGGAGATCATGGACAAGGAGCTGGCTTCCCTAAAATTAGGGCAATACAAATTGGTCCTATTGCCTGACGGAAGCGCAAGAGGAGTGATGCAAAGTAGATTAAGCGGTGATACGGCGGATGCGGTGAAGCCCTATTTTCCCGAAATGGAGATCCCACAGCAAATCGGAGAGTATGTGTTTGATCGTGTCGAGGTGAATGTTGACCTATCCACAAACATCCTGGAAGATCCCCGAAAATTAGAGCTAAACCGCGTTTATCAGGCGGAAGTGACGAAGGATGATATTGTGTACCTAAAAGTAATGTATCGCCATCCGGATACCGATGAGGTCCTCTCGGTTGGCATTCAGAGAGGAGGCGAGAGCCATACAGCCGATTCTCCGAATGTCACCGTTGAACAAATCGAGGTGGATTCTCTCCTTTGGACCATCGCCACAGCCACCAAAAATAAACAAATCGTGAATGTGAGCACCACCATAGAACAGAATCAACAAACGTATAACGTATCGGTTTCCAAAGGGAAGGAATATGTCAATGAAGCGGAGCATGTATACGGCATTATTCCCAACTGGGATCGTGATGAGATCGCATCGTTCCTAAAGAGCATCCGGGTGTCGGAACGGTTTGGGAATTTAATGAAGTGA
- a CDS encoding ABC transporter ATP-binding protein: MVNETQLEHRKRKERFFYPEETVIDKPFNWGQMLRLLTYMKPYAKTLLPLSLLAMLVGTGVRLVQPYLISMAIDHAIVPKNFTLLFLIAGGMAFLYLLSWFSSLLKIRWTNLLGQSIIFDLRSHLFRHIQRLSHRFFEQRSAGSILVRIMNDVNALQDLFTNGVINVLMDFVFLIGITGMLLVLSPKLTLAVMVVLPLMFLISTKLRQMIRRSWQTVRLRQSMINSHLNESIQGIRVTQSFVQEQENMNFFQRMNRRNFEAWKKATKRSALFPPLVEFSGAIGTVTLIGYGSTLLMNHELTIGSFVAFSYYLGSFWEPISRLGQVYNQLLMGMASSERIFEFLDEKPNVPEQEDPIPLPEVEGDIRFEEVYFSYDGKRSALNGITLHVKPGETVALVGHTGSGKTSIANLICRFYDPTGGRILLDGHDLRTFRLEDVRSRISIVLQETFIFSGTIMENIRFGRPDASDEEVMEAARVVGADEFIERLPNGYRTEVEERGNALSVGQRQLLSFARAILADPSILILDEATASIDTESEIKIQKAMKELLAGRTAVIIAHRLSTIREADKIFVLDHGRILEEGNHEELMAKRGQYYDLVVSQFKSLG; the protein is encoded by the coding sequence ATGGTGAATGAAACTCAATTGGAACATAGAAAGAGAAAGGAGCGTTTCTTCTATCCGGAAGAGACGGTGATCGACAAGCCATTTAACTGGGGGCAAATGCTCCGTCTCCTCACCTATATGAAACCGTATGCGAAAACGCTTCTTCCCCTTTCCCTGCTGGCCATGTTGGTAGGTACGGGGGTCCGTCTGGTGCAGCCTTATCTCATCAGTATGGCGATCGACCACGCCATCGTACCGAAAAATTTTACGCTCTTATTCCTGATCGCCGGGGGGATGGCATTCCTCTATCTTCTCTCTTGGTTCTCCTCCCTGCTTAAGATCCGATGGACCAATCTGTTGGGCCAGTCGATCATCTTTGACTTGAGGAGCCATCTTTTTCGGCATATCCAGCGGCTCTCCCATCGTTTCTTTGAGCAACGGTCGGCCGGTTCCATTTTAGTGAGGATCATGAACGATGTGAATGCTCTTCAGGATTTGTTTACCAATGGAGTTATCAATGTTTTAATGGACTTTGTTTTCCTCATCGGGATCACGGGAATGCTCCTCGTGCTCAGTCCAAAATTAACGCTGGCGGTCATGGTGGTTCTCCCGCTCATGTTCCTCATCTCGACGAAGTTGAGGCAGATGATCCGACGCTCTTGGCAAACCGTCCGTCTTCGCCAGTCGATGATCAATTCCCACTTGAATGAAAGCATTCAGGGGATTCGCGTCACCCAATCCTTCGTTCAAGAGCAGGAGAATATGAACTTCTTCCAGCGGATGAACCGGAGGAATTTCGAGGCGTGGAAAAAAGCGACCAAACGGAGCGCCCTCTTCCCTCCCCTGGTGGAATTCTCCGGGGCGATCGGGACGGTTACCCTCATCGGGTACGGATCCACTCTGTTGATGAATCATGAGTTGACCATCGGGTCCTTCGTCGCCTTTTCCTATTATCTGGGAAGCTTTTGGGAACCGATCTCCCGCTTGGGGCAGGTTTATAACCAGCTTCTCATGGGGATGGCCTCATCGGAGAGGATCTTCGAGTTTCTCGATGAGAAACCGAACGTTCCTGAGCAGGAGGACCCTATTCCCTTGCCTGAGGTAGAGGGGGATATTCGCTTCGAGGAAGTCTATTTTTCCTATGATGGGAAGCGATCCGCCCTAAACGGCATCACCCTCCATGTAAAACCCGGCGAGACGGTGGCCTTGGTGGGACATACCGGCTCCGGGAAAACCTCCATCGCCAATCTGATCTGCCGTTTCTATGACCCCACCGGAGGGAGGATCCTCTTGGATGGGCATGACCTTCGCACGTTTCGCCTGGAGGATGTCCGTTCCAGGATCAGCATCGTGCTTCAGGAGACATTCATCTTTTCCGGGACAATCATGGAGAATATCCGGTTTGGCCGCCCCGATGCGAGCGATGAAGAGGTGATGGAGGCGGCCCGGGTGGTCGGCGCCGATGAGTTTATCGAACGGCTGCCCAATGGGTATAGGACGGAGGTGGAGGAACGGGGGAATGCCCTCTCTGTGGGGCAGAGGCAGCTCCTCTCCTTCGCCCGGGCGATCCTGGCCGATCCGAGCATTTTAATTTTGGATGAAGCGACGGCCAGCATCGATACGGAGTCGGAGATCAAGATTCAAAAGGCGATGAAGGAGCTTCTGGCAGGGAGAACCGCCGTCATCATCGCCCACCGGCTCTCCACGATCCGGGAGGCGGATAAGATCTTCGTCCTCGATCATGGGCGCATCTTGGAAGAGGGGAATCACGAAGAATTGATGGCAAAACGTGGGCAATACTATGATCTCGTCGTCTCTCAATTTAAGTCGCTCGGCTAA
- a CDS encoding ABC transporter ATP-binding protein, with product METLRRLKRFYWPHKHFFVISILCLLGTTGITLVYPLVLKVTIDDVIGKMQYGLVPWIAGGFLLLMGVKGFLLFIHQYFGDLFGIRAVYELRNELYKKLQYLSFRYYDNAKTGDLMSRLAGDVEVFRFFLSFGFAQLLNFLLLIGIGFVIMLTMNWKLALVTLCILPFVGFAVYRFDKRVHPAFRKIRESFSHLTTRVQENISGMNTVKALSREDFEIGRFLERNDEYKESNLLNAKVWSTYFPLMEWMGNMSVVALLVYGGSLVIRNELKLGELIAFFSLIWYIIGPLMWLGFVMNTFAQSKAAGERLLEILNEREEIRDSADVVTVDEIKGHVQFLDVTHRYKGNEIALDSICFDAPPGKVIGIIGATGSGKTSIVRLISRFYEPEKGKILIDGRPITAYPLSFLRKNIGVVFQESFLFSSTVRDNIAYGKPNATMEEIIEAAKRAQAHDFIMEFPDGYDTLLGERGLGLSGGQKQRIAIARALLIDPSILILDDASSAVDMETEFKIQTALREVMKGRTTFIIAHRISSVKEADEILVLDHGRVMERGTHEELLHLKNGIYRRIYEIQFKDRFAVMNA from the coding sequence ATGGAGACATTACGGCGATTAAAGCGCTTCTATTGGCCTCATAAGCATTTTTTTGTGATTTCCATCCTTTGTCTTTTGGGCACGACCGGGATCACCCTGGTTTATCCGCTCGTGTTAAAGGTAACCATTGATGATGTGATCGGTAAGATGCAGTACGGCTTAGTCCCATGGATCGCAGGAGGGTTTCTCCTCTTGATGGGAGTGAAGGGTTTTCTTCTTTTCATCCATCAATATTTCGGAGACCTTTTCGGGATCCGGGCGGTCTATGAATTAAGAAACGAATTATATAAGAAACTTCAGTACTTATCCTTTCGTTATTACGACAATGCGAAAACGGGGGATCTCATGTCCCGATTGGCAGGGGATGTGGAAGTATTCCGCTTTTTCCTCTCCTTCGGTTTCGCCCAGCTTCTCAATTTCCTCCTCCTGATAGGAATTGGCTTCGTCATCATGCTGACGATGAATTGGAAATTGGCTCTGGTTACCCTATGCATTCTTCCCTTTGTGGGCTTTGCTGTCTACCGTTTTGATAAGCGCGTTCATCCGGCCTTTCGCAAAATAAGGGAATCCTTTTCCCATCTGACCACCCGGGTTCAGGAGAATATCAGCGGGATGAATACGGTAAAAGCTCTTTCTCGGGAAGATTTTGAGATTGGCAGATTTTTAGAGAGGAACGACGAGTATAAGGAGAGCAACCTGTTGAACGCAAAGGTCTGGAGCACCTATTTCCCCTTGATGGAGTGGATGGGGAATATGAGCGTCGTCGCTCTTCTGGTGTATGGGGGCAGCCTCGTCATTCGTAACGAATTGAAACTGGGAGAGCTGATCGCTTTTTTCAGCCTGATCTGGTATATTATCGGCCCTCTCATGTGGCTTGGCTTTGTCATGAATACCTTCGCCCAATCGAAGGCGGCAGGGGAGCGGCTTCTGGAAATTTTGAATGAGAGGGAGGAGATTAGGGATTCCGCCGATGTGGTGACGGTGGATGAGATTAAGGGGCATGTCCAATTCCTCGATGTAACCCACCGGTATAAAGGGAATGAAATCGCCCTTGATTCCATTTGCTTTGACGCCCCGCCGGGAAAAGTGATCGGGATCATCGGAGCGACAGGTTCCGGGAAAACCAGCATTGTCCGCCTCATCTCCCGATTCTACGAGCCGGAGAAGGGAAAGATTTTAATAGACGGAAGGCCCATCACCGCCTATCCTCTCTCTTTTCTTCGGAAGAACATCGGTGTCGTCTTCCAGGAATCGTTCCTCTTTTCCTCCACGGTGCGGGATAACATCGCTTACGGGAAGCCGAATGCCACCATGGAGGAGATCATCGAAGCGGCGAAAAGGGCGCAGGCCCATGATTTTATCATGGAATTTCCCGACGGATATGATACCCTCCTCGGAGAACGGGGATTGGGACTTTCCGGAGGGCAAAAACAACGGATCGCCATCGCCAGGGCACTGCTCATCGATCCGAGCATCTTGATCCTGGATGATGCCTCCAGCGCCGTTGACATGGAGACGGAGTTTAAGATTCAAACCGCTCTCCGGGAAGTGATGAAGGGGAGAACCACATTTATCATCGCCCATCGCATCTCCTCCGTTAAGGAAGCCGATGAAATCCTCGTCTTGGATCATGGACGGGTGATGGAACGGGGAACCCATGAGGAACTTCTACACTTAAAAAACGGCATCTATCGGCGCATCTACGAGATTCAATTTAAAGACCGCTTCGCGGTGATGAATGCTTAA
- a CDS encoding sensor histidine kinase has protein sequence MTIRWRITLWFSSIITVIFFVLGFFLYLFFTQWEMNRFDQNLAQTSREVIRSIRIVDSFFFPLQQAVLPDIDIFAAPNTFIQVVDKEGRLVARSASLSRNVLPIHQDTLRAVVTGKSVYETLQLSGHSLRIYNVPIVYQEQIIGLLQVAGSLEPLEETLRNLRLILLGGAFITIFIVSSTAWALAKRVLRPIGEVIRTTSEIQEGEDLRRRIDYNGPPDEIGKLVEQTNLMLGRIDKAYQELEESYQMQKRFVSDASHELRTPLTAVKGNLDFLRKTLKEHPEVGEEVLEEMGQDVDRMMRLIQNLLSLARADAGYQVKKEKIPVGDWLNDLIPQLERFQKTEVPLRVEGMEGVTDLIIDGNRDYLNQLFIILAENAFKYTEAGEVRLVLGKEERGGEGSLFFATVEDTGIGIPKEDLPHLFRRFYRGKNALEKSGTGLGLPIAKWIVDQHQGDFIVQSEEGVGTQVTIRLPAQRAKKDQI, from the coding sequence TTGACCATTCGCTGGCGGATCACTTTATGGTTCAGCAGCATCATCACCGTCATTTTCTTTGTACTTGGCTTCTTTTTATATCTGTTCTTTACCCAGTGGGAGATGAATCGGTTCGATCAGAATCTGGCTCAGACGAGCCGTGAAGTGATCCGTTCCATCCGGATTGTGGATTCATTTTTCTTTCCTTTGCAACAGGCGGTTCTGCCCGATATTGATATTTTCGCCGCTCCCAATACCTTCATCCAGGTGGTGGATAAGGAGGGAAGACTGGTTGCCCGCTCCGCTTCCCTCTCCAGAAATGTTCTCCCGATCCATCAGGATACCCTCAGAGCGGTGGTAACGGGAAAATCGGTTTATGAGACATTGCAACTTTCCGGGCATTCCTTGCGTATTTATAACGTTCCCATCGTTTATCAGGAGCAGATCATCGGCTTATTACAGGTGGCCGGATCTTTGGAACCCTTGGAGGAGACATTGCGAAACCTTCGTCTTATTCTTTTAGGGGGGGCGTTCATTACCATTTTTATCGTAAGTAGCACCGCCTGGGCGTTGGCGAAAAGGGTGCTTCGCCCGATCGGAGAGGTGATCCGGACCACGTCGGAGATTCAGGAGGGAGAGGATCTCCGCCGGCGCATCGATTATAACGGTCCTCCCGATGAGATTGGGAAATTGGTAGAGCAGACCAACCTGATGCTGGGCCGCATCGATAAGGCCTATCAGGAACTGGAAGAATCGTATCAGATGCAGAAGCGTTTCGTCTCCGATGCCAGCCATGAGCTTCGCACCCCGCTCACGGCGGTGAAGGGAAATCTCGATTTCCTGCGGAAAACACTAAAAGAACATCCGGAGGTGGGGGAAGAGGTCTTGGAGGAAATGGGCCAGGATGTGGATCGGATGATGCGCTTGATCCAAAACCTTCTCTCTTTGGCCCGGGCGGATGCCGGTTACCAGGTGAAGAAGGAGAAGATTCCCGTCGGGGATTGGTTGAACGATCTGATCCCTCAGTTGGAACGTTTTCAGAAGACGGAGGTTCCTTTACGGGTCGAAGGGATGGAGGGGGTAACAGATCTTATTATAGATGGAAACAGGGATTACCTGAACCAGCTCTTCATCATCCTGGCGGAGAATGCCTTTAAATATACGGAGGCGGGGGAAGTACGATTGGTTCTGGGAAAGGAAGAGAGGGGAGGAGAAGGAAGCCTCTTTTTCGCCACGGTAGAAGACACCGGGATCGGCATTCCGAAAGAAGATCTTCCACATCTCTTTCGCCGTTTCTACAGGGGAAAGAACGCCCTTGAAAAGAGCGGAACAGGACTGGGGCTTCCCATCGCGAAGTGGATCGTTGATCAGCATCAGGGAGATTTCATCGTACAAAGCGAAGAAGGGGTGGGCACCCAGGTGACGATTCGCCTGCCGGCCCAGCGGGCAAAGAAAGATCAAATCTAA
- a CDS encoding response regulator transcription factor yields the protein MRKEKILIVDDDLHIRSMLRRALQFEGYEVVEAADGEEALQMIKGGEPDLLLLDLMLPKRDGWEVCTEVRRRDLDLPILMLTAKDELESRVQGFDLGADDYVVKPFELEELLARIRALLRRSQRQREEASLLHYKGIELNPEARKAWREGRPLNLKGKEFDLLFLFLKHPNQVLSKEQLIEQIWGLEADQESNVLEVYIANLRQKLEEGGEKRIIQTIRGVGYVLREE from the coding sequence ATGCGGAAGGAGAAAATTTTGATCGTGGATGATGATCTTCACATCCGCTCCATGCTTCGCAGGGCATTGCAGTTTGAAGGCTACGAGGTGGTGGAGGCGGCGGACGGAGAAGAGGCGCTGCAGATGATCAAAGGGGGAGAGCCGGATCTTCTTCTCCTTGATTTAATGTTGCCGAAGCGGGACGGGTGGGAGGTATGTACCGAGGTGAGGAGGAGGGATCTGGATCTCCCGATTTTAATGCTTACGGCAAAAGATGAACTGGAAAGCAGGGTGCAGGGATTTGATTTAGGTGCCGATGACTATGTGGTGAAACCCTTTGAGCTGGAGGAGCTGTTGGCACGGATTCGTGCCCTCCTTCGCCGCAGTCAGCGCCAACGAGAGGAAGCATCTCTTCTTCATTATAAGGGAATTGAACTAAACCCGGAGGCGAGAAAGGCTTGGAGAGAGGGCCGTCCTCTAAACCTGAAAGGAAAAGAATTTGATCTCCTTTTTCTTTTCTTAAAGCACCCGAATCAGGTGTTGAGCAAAGAGCAATTGATCGAACAGATATGGGGGTTGGAAGCCGATCAGGAATCAAATGTATTGGAGGTATATATTGCCAATCTTCGCCAAAAATTGGAGGAAGGTGGCGAAAAGCGGATCATTCAAACGATTCGGGGTGTCGGTTATGTTCTTCGGGAAGAGTAG